In the genome of Fusobacterium necrogenes, one region contains:
- a CDS encoding TrmB family transcriptional regulator translates to MRNIVNRLIEVGFSKTEAMIYMTLLKLGKANGYKLAKELDLSKSTIYQTLDSMYKVGYILLIPNGSKEYEAKNPELLFEEIEKRFINNSLSLKRDLKKMTNYLKEEYFYKIEGEDSIKATLINVIDSAKKEIYINTDFNLIELRENLKKAIDRGVRVIAFCFNKLDNMGLRMEIYHKSNKVENFKKPSRIMLVVDLNKSFVVTKVGDKTSGIYTDNQVFINIISEHIHSDIYMAKLAKIYEEIFNENIKIDTLHEKRNFIGDGGKDV, encoded by the coding sequence TTGAGAAATATAGTGAATAGACTAATAGAAGTAGGTTTTTCAAAAACAGAGGCTATGATATATATGACTCTTTTAAAGCTTGGGAAAGCAAATGGATATAAATTAGCAAAGGAGTTAGATTTATCAAAATCGACAATTTATCAAACTTTAGATAGTATGTATAAAGTAGGATACATTTTATTGATACCAAACGGAAGTAAGGAATATGAAGCCAAAAATCCAGAGTTACTTTTTGAAGAAATAGAGAAACGATTTATTAATAATTCTTTAAGTTTAAAAAGAGATTTAAAAAAGATGACAAATTATTTAAAAGAAGAATATTTTTATAAAATTGAAGGAGAAGATAGTATTAAAGCCACGCTTATTAATGTAATAGATAGTGCTAAGAAAGAGATATATATAAATACTGATTTCAATTTGATAGAGTTGAGAGAAAATTTGAAAAAAGCTATAGATAGAGGCGTTAGAGTAATTGCTTTTTGTTTTAATAAATTGGATAATATGGGCCTTCGAATGGAAATATATCATAAAAGTAATAAAGTAGAAAATTTTAAAAAACCAAGTAGAATAATGTTGGTAGTTGATTTAAATAAAAGTTTCGTTGTTACTAAAGTGGGAGATAAAACTAGCGGTATATACACGGATAACCAAGTATTTATAAATATAATTTCTGAGCATATTCATAGTGATATATATATGGCAAAATTAGCAAAAATATATGAGGAGATTTTTAATGAAAATATCAAGATAGATACTCTTCATGAAAAAAGAAACTTCATAGGAGATGGAGGAAAAGATGTTTAA
- the glgB gene encoding 1,4-alpha-glucan branching protein GlgB, whose translation MEKELDRYLFHKGEHREAYRYMGAHFEDDGVIFRVWAPNARAISVVGDFNGWNGDNHFMNKINPEGIWELKIPGLKKMDLYKFRVEQADGNVVFKADPYAFYSELRPNTASVLYDIPKFKWTDTKWMNKRITGLNKPMNIYEVHLGSWKKKENGAFLNYREIAEELCEYVKDMNYTHIEVMPINEYPLDASWGYQGTGYYSVTSRYGLPEDFMYFVNYMHRHNIGVILDWVPGHFCKDAHGLYRFDGTATYEYADERIGENREWGTCNFDLTRYEVQSFLISNVNFWFKEFHIDGVRIDAVANMLYLPNVDGLTNRYGGKENLGAVDFFKKFNSAIHDDFPNCIVMAEDSTAWPNVTKHAVDGGLGFDNKWNMGWMNDTLKYFEEDPLYRKDHHGKLTFSFMYAFSENYVLPLSHDEVVHGKKSIVNKMPGFFGAQLANVRVLYSYQMLHPGKKLNFMGNDFAHGLEWRFYEQLEWQLLEREENKKLQNYCRILNKLYLKEEALWEDSWDTFEWIEHENHNGNMISFLRKTRDGKEKIIGVFNFSGENKVAYKVGVPESKTYRVILNSDDEKYGGSSFSKRKRYKTMAENWNGRPQHLELDIASNSVIFLKAEERKVKEGNKEEKKSKKE comes from the coding sequence TTGGAAAAAGAATTAGACAGATACCTTTTTCATAAAGGAGAACATAGAGAAGCATATAGATATATGGGAGCACATTTTGAAGATGACGGTGTCATCTTCAGAGTATGGGCTCCTAATGCTAGAGCCATTTCAGTAGTTGGAGATTTTAATGGCTGGAATGGAGATAATCATTTTATGAATAAGATAAACCCAGAGGGAATTTGGGAATTAAAAATACCTGGATTAAAAAAGATGGATTTATATAAATTTAGAGTGGAACAAGCAGATGGCAATGTAGTTTTTAAAGCTGATCCTTATGCTTTTTATTCTGAATTAAGACCAAATACAGCATCAGTACTTTACGATATACCAAAGTTTAAATGGACTGATACTAAATGGATGAATAAAAGAATAACAGGGCTTAATAAGCCTATGAATATCTATGAAGTGCATTTAGGTTCATGGAAGAAGAAAGAAAACGGAGCTTTTTTAAATTATAGAGAGATAGCAGAAGAGTTATGTGAATATGTAAAGGATATGAACTATACTCATATAGAAGTAATGCCAATAAATGAGTACCCATTAGATGCTTCTTGGGGGTATCAAGGTACAGGATATTATTCTGTAACTAGTAGATATGGTTTACCAGAAGATTTTATGTACTTTGTTAACTATATGCATAGACATAATATAGGGGTAATCTTAGATTGGGTGCCAGGACATTTTTGTAAAGATGCTCATGGATTGTATAGATTTGATGGAACAGCTACTTATGAGTATGCCGATGAGAGAATTGGTGAAAATAGAGAATGGGGAACTTGTAATTTTGATTTAACTAGATATGAAGTTCAAAGCTTTTTAATATCTAACGTAAATTTTTGGTTTAAAGAGTTTCATATAGATGGCGTAAGAATAGATGCTGTAGCAAATATGTTATATCTTCCTAATGTAGATGGACTTACAAATCGTTATGGTGGAAAAGAAAATTTAGGAGCTGTAGATTTTTTCAAAAAATTTAACAGTGCTATACATGATGATTTTCCTAATTGTATAGTTATGGCTGAAGATTCAACAGCTTGGCCAAATGTAACAAAACATGCAGTTGATGGAGGACTTGGATTTGATAATAAATGGAATATGGGTTGGATGAATGATACTTTAAAATATTTTGAAGAGGACCCGTTATATAGGAAAGATCATCATGGAAAACTTACATTTTCATTTATGTATGCTTTTTCAGAAAACTATGTTTTACCATTATCACATGATGAAGTAGTACATGGAAAAAAATCTATTGTAAATAAGATGCCAGGTTTTTTTGGAGCACAGTTAGCTAATGTAAGAGTTCTATATTCTTATCAAATGCTACACCCAGGGAAAAAACTTAATTTTATGGGGAATGACTTTGCACATGGACTTGAATGGAGATTTTATGAACAGTTGGAATGGCAACTTTTAGAAAGAGAAGAAAATAAAAAACTACAAAATTATTGTAGGATATTAAATAAATTATATCTAAAAGAGGAAGCTCTTTGGGAAGATAGTTGGGATACATTTGAATGGATAGAACATGAAAACCATAATGGAAATATGATATCATTTTTACGAAAAACTAGAGATGGAAAAGAGAAGATAATTGGTGTATTCAATTTTTCTGGTGAAAATAAAGTAGCGTATAAAGTAGGAGTTCCAGAAAGTAAAACATATAGAGTTATACTCAACAGTGATGATGAGAAATATGGAGGAAGTAGTTTTAGTAAAAGAAAGAGGTATAAAACGATGGCTGAGAATTGGAATGGAAGACCACAGCACCTTGAGCTTGATATAGCTAGTAATTCTGTTATTTTTTTGAAAGCTGAGGAGAGAAAAGTGAAGGAGGGGAATAAAGAAGAAAAGAAGAGTAAAAAAGAATAG
- a CDS encoding ankyrin repeat domain-containing protein, which produces MKRKMRNRILTSICYLIFIILLGGCSFFQKKDSIPSVEEVYNSILLDDKYRLNRYLMGGFPLDYQDSNGKSLLITALENNSLNSITLLLNRNIDLDKVDNSMTAPIFYVRSLEALKLLCENNVDLNVVDNQKDPLFINFVKNKPLLYSEYLTTQKINFQMQDKNGWNSLFWSGVSGNSNLIRKMIQEKVNFLEIDNKGNYPIYYVYDQDILLEMLSIKGYDFKKKNLNNELIMGEVYLRAVANGYIDVVKKLLEMGVNPYYTSYGENAIKIAKDNENVKMIKFLNDNDIK; this is translated from the coding sequence ATGAAAAGAAAAATGAGGAATAGAATTTTAACAAGCATATGTTATTTAATTTTTATTATACTATTAGGAGGATGTAGTTTTTTTCAAAAAAAAGATAGTATTCCTAGCGTTGAAGAGGTATATAATAGTATTTTATTAGATGATAAATATAGGCTAAATAGGTATTTGATGGGAGGGTTTCCACTTGATTATCAAGATTCAAATGGTAAGAGTTTGCTTATAACTGCTTTAGAGAATAATAGTTTGAATTCGATAACTTTACTTTTAAATAGAAATATTGATTTAGATAAGGTTGATAATTCAATGACAGCTCCAATTTTTTATGTAAGAAGTTTAGAAGCGTTGAAGTTATTGTGTGAGAACAATGTTGATTTAAATGTAGTTGATAATCAAAAAGATCCTCTCTTTATAAATTTTGTAAAGAATAAACCACTTTTATATTCTGAGTATCTTACTACTCAAAAAATAAATTTTCAAATGCAGGATAAAAATGGCTGGAATAGTTTATTTTGGAGTGGAGTAAGTGGAAATTCAAATTTAATAAGAAAGATGATTCAGGAAAAAGTAAATTTTTTAGAAATTGATAATAAAGGAAATTATCCTATATATTATGTTTATGATCAAGATATACTATTAGAAATGTTATCAATAAAAGGTTATGATTTTAAAAAGAAAAATTTAAATAATGAATTGATAATGGGAGAAGTTTATTTAAGAGCTGTGGCAAATGGATATATAGATGTTGTAAAAAAACTATTAGAAATGGGAGTTAATCCTTATTATACTTCTTATGGTGAAAATGCAATTAAGATAGCAAAAGATAATGAAAATGTAAAAATGATAAAATTTTTAAATGATAATGATATAAAATAG
- the malQ gene encoding 4-alpha-glucanotransferase, with amino-acid sequence MFKRSSGILMPIFSLPSEYGIGDFGRKAYEFIDFLNETGQKLWQILPLGPTGYGDSPYQSYSAFAGNYIFIDMEQFVKIGYIEQTKLLQLKNMNQLDTLNYEQIKEEKEKILEEIFEVFSNDLENNIVLKTEYEKFKEENNFWLEDYSLYMVLKKKFADLEWQKWGKIYKNKIKHKFEKDIVDKKRVEYHKFVQYIFYRQWKDLKKYANDKGIKILGDIPIFVATDSSDTWSHPEIFQFTKSKVPKNVAGCPPDYFSKTGQLWGNILYNWKKLKKQKYKWWIDRIEFSLKIYDILRIDHFRGFESYWSIRYGDKTAIKGHWEKGPGMDFFRTIEKKLGKLPIIAEDLGLLTPQVKKLLKRTDYPGMKILEFAFDGNEKNEYLPHNYEENSVSYIGTHDNDTVVGWYESLDFIAKSRCDEYLKDWLLKLERNYWSPIEWRCIETLWSSASQIVIIQMQDLLGLGSFARMNIPSTVGVNWKWRMKEKDLTFEVKKKLKEVTIIFNR; translated from the coding sequence ATGTTTAAAAGAAGTAGTGGAATATTAATGCCTATATTTTCATTGCCTAGTGAGTATGGAATAGGAGATTTTGGTAGAAAAGCATATGAGTTTATAGATTTTCTAAACGAAACAGGACAAAAGTTATGGCAAATACTTCCTTTGGGACCAACAGGCTATGGAGATTCACCTTATCAATCTTATTCAGCTTTTGCTGGTAATTATATCTTTATTGATATGGAGCAATTCGTAAAGATAGGTTATATAGAACAGACAAAATTATTACAATTAAAAAATATGAATCAACTAGATACCCTCAATTATGAACAGATAAAAGAAGAAAAAGAAAAAATTTTAGAAGAAATATTTGAAGTTTTTTCTAATGATTTAGAGAATAATATTGTATTAAAAACTGAATATGAAAAATTTAAGGAAGAAAATAATTTTTGGTTAGAAGATTATTCATTGTATATGGTTTTAAAAAAAAAATTTGCTGATTTAGAATGGCAAAAGTGGGGGAAAATTTATAAAAATAAGATAAAGCATAAATTTGAAAAAGACATTGTAGATAAAAAAAGGGTTGAATATCACAAATTTGTACAATATATATTCTACAGGCAATGGAAAGATTTAAAAAAATATGCTAATGATAAAGGAATAAAAATTTTAGGAGATATTCCTATATTTGTAGCTACTGATAGTTCTGATACTTGGAGTCATCCAGAGATATTTCAATTTACAAAATCAAAAGTTCCTAAAAATGTAGCTGGATGTCCACCAGATTATTTTAGTAAAACTGGGCAATTATGGGGGAATATACTTTATAATTGGAAAAAATTAAAAAAGCAAAAATATAAATGGTGGATAGATAGAATTGAGTTTTCACTAAAAATTTATGATATATTGAGAATAGATCATTTTAGAGGTTTTGAATCATATTGGAGTATAAGATATGGGGATAAAACTGCTATTAAAGGACATTGGGAGAAAGGACCTGGAATGGATTTTTTTAGAACGATTGAAAAAAAACTTGGGAAATTGCCTATAATAGCTGAGGATTTAGGACTTTTGACCCCACAAGTTAAGAAACTTTTAAAAAGAACAGATTATCCTGGTATGAAAATATTGGAATTTGCTTTTGATGGAAATGAAAAAAATGAGTATTTACCACATAATTATGAAGAAAACTCTGTATCTTATATAGGAACACATGATAATGATACAGTTGTAGGTTGGTATGAGAGTTTAGATTTTATTGCTAAAAGTAGATGTGATGAATATTTAAAGGATTGGTTACTAAAATTAGAAAGAAATTATTGGAGTCCGATAGAATGGAGATGTATAGAGACTCTTTGGAGTTCAGCATCTCAAATAGTAATAATACAGATGCAAGACTTATTGGGGCTTGGAAGTTTTGCAAGAATGAACATCCCATCTACAGTAGGTGTTAACTGGAAGTGGAGAATGAAAGAAAAAGATTTAACATTTGAAGTCAAAAAGAAATTAAAGGAAGTAACTATAATATTCAATAGATAA
- a CDS encoding glycogen/starch/alpha-glucan phosphorylase yields MKVEKEVLRKQIEKNLKVSFGKELKEAKEFEIYRALGQAVMENIADNWYNTGKLYEKQKQAFYLSAEFLMGRALGNNLINLGMLSEVKELFDELGIDYNKVEDAEEDSALGNGGLGRLAACFLDSLATLNLPGKGYGIRYRNGIFNQEFRDGYQIEKPETWLKYGDVWSVMRPDDEVIVTFGDGNVRAVPYDMPIIGYGTNNINTLRLWEAHSILDLDLEKFNQQDYLHATQQKTLSEDISRVLYPNDSTDEGKKLRLKQQYFFVSASLQDIVKRYKKVHGNDFDKFAEFTAIQLNDTHPVIAIPELMRIFIDIEGISWEKAWSIVEKTFAYTNHTILAEALEKWWVGLYEQVVPRVYQITQGIDNQLRELLEQKFPGDKVRQDRMRIINGNMIHMAWLAIYGSHKVNGVAALHTEILKNKELKDWYELYPERFLNKTNGITQRRWLLQSNPQLANLITELIGDTWITDLSELKKLEAYLDDEKVLKKILDVKHEKKVELAEFLKRTQGVEINPDSIFDIQIKRLHEYKRQLLNIFQIIGLYHKLKMNPNMNFTPVTYIFGAKAAPGYFVAKGIIRLINEVAQMINKDSDINSKLKVVFVENYRVSVAEKLFPAADISEQISTAGKEASGTGNMKFMLNGALTIGTMDGANVEIVEEAGKENNYIFGLTVKEVEEMRISGYDPHVPYNTVEGLKKVVDSLVDGTFSDLGNGVYGTIHRLLMENAPWQQADQYFVLEDYNDYKKTQQKINKEYTFRIDWARKQLKNIANAGKFSSDRTIKEYAEEIWNITPIKL; encoded by the coding sequence ATGAAAGTAGAAAAAGAGGTATTAAGAAAACAGATTGAAAAAAATTTAAAAGTAAGTTTTGGGAAAGAACTTAAAGAGGCTAAAGAGTTTGAAATATATAGAGCTTTAGGACAAGCTGTAATGGAAAATATTGCAGATAACTGGTATAATACGGGAAAGCTTTATGAAAAGCAAAAGCAAGCTTTTTATCTATCTGCAGAGTTTTTAATGGGAAGAGCATTAGGAAACAATTTAATCAATTTAGGAATGTTAAGTGAAGTAAAAGAATTGTTTGATGAATTAGGAATAGATTATAATAAGGTAGAGGATGCAGAAGAAGATTCAGCATTAGGAAATGGTGGTTTAGGAAGACTTGCAGCATGTTTTCTAGATTCGTTAGCAACACTTAATCTACCAGGAAAAGGATATGGTATAAGGTATAGAAATGGAATATTTAATCAGGAGTTTAGAGATGGATATCAAATAGAAAAGCCAGAAACTTGGTTGAAATATGGAGATGTGTGGTCTGTAATGAGACCTGATGATGAAGTAATAGTTACATTTGGAGATGGAAATGTAAGAGCTGTTCCTTATGATATGCCCATTATAGGTTATGGAACTAATAATATAAATACTTTAAGATTATGGGAAGCACATTCTATACTGGATTTAGATTTAGAAAAATTTAATCAACAAGATTATTTGCATGCTACACAGCAAAAAACTTTATCTGAGGATATCTCAAGAGTGCTATATCCAAATGATTCAACTGATGAAGGTAAAAAACTGAGATTAAAACAACAATATTTCTTCGTATCAGCATCATTACAAGATATAGTGAAAAGATATAAAAAAGTTCATGGAAATGATTTTGATAAATTTGCAGAGTTTACAGCTATTCAATTAAATGATACACACCCAGTTATAGCTATTCCAGAATTGATGAGAATATTTATAGATATTGAAGGAATATCTTGGGAAAAAGCTTGGAGTATAGTAGAAAAAACTTTTGCTTATACTAACCATACAATATTAGCAGAAGCTCTTGAAAAATGGTGGGTAGGACTATATGAGCAAGTTGTACCTAGAGTTTATCAAATAACTCAAGGAATAGATAACCAATTAAGAGAGTTATTAGAGCAAAAATTCCCTGGAGATAAAGTTAGACAAGATAGGATGAGAATAATAAATGGGAATATGATTCATATGGCTTGGCTTGCTATCTATGGAAGTCATAAAGTGAATGGAGTTGCAGCTTTACATACAGAGATACTAAAAAATAAAGAATTAAAAGATTGGTATGAACTATATCCAGAAAGATTTTTAAATAAAACAAATGGAATAACTCAAAGAAGGTGGTTACTACAATCAAATCCACAATTAGCTAATTTGATTACTGAATTAATTGGAGATACTTGGATAACTGATTTAAGTGAATTGAAGAAATTAGAGGCTTATTTAGACGATGAAAAGGTTTTAAAAAAAATTTTAGATGTAAAACATGAAAAGAAAGTAGAACTTGCAGAATTTTTAAAGAGAACACAAGGAGTAGAGATAAATCCAGATTCTATATTTGATATACAAATAAAAAGATTACATGAATATAAAAGACAATTATTAAATATTTTCCAGATAATAGGATTATATCATAAATTAAAAATGAACCCTAATATGAATTTTACACCAGTTACTTATATATTTGGAGCTAAGGCTGCCCCAGGATATTTTGTAGCTAAGGGGATAATCAGACTTATAAATGAAGTAGCTCAGATGATAAATAAAGATTCAGATATAAATTCAAAATTAAAGGTAGTATTTGTAGAGAATTATAGAGTTTCTGTAGCAGAAAAATTATTTCCGGCAGCAGATATTTCTGAACAAATTTCAACTGCTGGAAAAGAGGCTTCGGGAACAGGAAATATGAAGTTTATGCTAAATGGGGCATTAACTATAGGGACTATGGATGGAGCAAATGTTGAAATTGTAGAGGAAGCTGGAAAAGAAAATAATTATATTTTTGGATTAACAGTAAAAGAGGTAGAGGAGATGAGAATAAGTGGATATGATCCACATGTACCATATAATACAGTAGAAGGTCTTAAGAAAGTTGTAGATTCTTTAGTAGATGGAACTTTTAGTGATCTAGGGAATGGAGTTTATGGAACTATTCATAGATTGCTAATGGAAAATGCTCCTTGGCAACAAGCGGATCAATATTTTGTGTTAGAAGATTATAATGATTATAAAAAAACTCAGCAAAAGATAAATAAAGAGTATACTTTTAGAATAGATTGGGCTAGAAAGCAATTAAAAAATATAGCTAATGCAGGAAAATTTTCATCTGATAGAACTATAAAAGAGTATGCTGAGGAGATTTGGAATATTACTCCAATAAAATTATAA
- the typA gene encoding translational GTPase TypA codes for MKIKNIAIIAHVDHGKTTLVDCLLRQGGAFASHELEKVEERVMDSNDIERERGITIFSKNASVRYKDYKINIVDTPGHADFGGEVQRIMKMVDSVVLLVDAFEGPMPQTKYVLKKALEQGHRPIVVVNKVDKSNARPEDVLYMVYELFIELNANDLQLEFPVVYASGKGGFAKRSLEEESNDMTPLFEAILEHVEDPEGDANKPMQFLITSIAYDNYVGKLAVGRIHNGIVKRNQEVMLIKRDGKMIKGKISVLYGYEGLKRVEIQEAYAGDIVCIAGIEDIDIGETLADVNEPIALPLIDIDEPTLAMTFMVNDSPFAGKEGKFVTSRHIWERLQKELQTNVSMKVEATDTPDAFVVKGRGELQLSILLENMRREGFEIQVSKPRVLMKEEDGKKFEPIEMALIDVDDSYTGVVIEKMGIRKGEMVSMIPGTDGYTRLEFKVPARGLIGFRNEFLTDTKGTGILNHSFYDYEPHKGEIPTRSRGVLIATEPGVTVAYALNNIQDRGTLFLDPGIPVYEGMIVGEHSRENDLVVNVCKTKKLTNMRAAGSDDAVKLAPPRRFTLEQALDYIADDELVEVTPENIRLRKKYLKEGERRKYEKKNEE; via the coding sequence ATGAAAATAAAAAACATAGCAATTATTGCCCATGTTGACCACGGTAAAACAACATTAGTGGATTGTCTTTTAAGACAAGGAGGAGCTTTTGCTTCTCATGAATTAGAAAAAGTCGAAGAAAGAGTAATGGACTCTAATGACATTGAAAGAGAGAGAGGAATAACTATATTCTCTAAAAATGCATCTGTTAGATACAAAGATTATAAAATTAATATTGTAGATACTCCAGGACATGCTGACTTTGGAGGTGAAGTACAAAGAATTATGAAAATGGTTGACTCTGTTGTACTTTTAGTAGATGCTTTTGAAGGACCAATGCCCCAAACTAAATACGTTTTGAAGAAAGCTTTAGAACAAGGTCATAGACCAATAGTAGTTGTAAATAAAGTAGATAAATCAAATGCAAGGCCAGAAGATGTATTATATATGGTTTATGAGTTATTTATTGAGTTAAATGCAAATGATCTACAACTTGAATTCCCAGTTGTATATGCTTCAGGAAAAGGTGGATTTGCTAAGAGAAGTCTAGAAGAGGAAAGCAATGATATGACTCCACTATTTGAAGCTATTCTTGAGCATGTTGAGGATCCAGAAGGAGACGCCAACAAACCTATGCAATTCTTAATAACAAGTATTGCATATGATAACTATGTTGGTAAATTAGCTGTTGGGAGAATTCATAACGGTATAGTTAAAAGAAACCAAGAAGTTATGCTTATAAAGAGAGATGGAAAAATGATAAAAGGAAAGATCTCTGTACTTTATGGATATGAAGGATTAAAAAGAGTAGAGATTCAAGAGGCATATGCTGGAGATATAGTATGTATAGCAGGAATAGAAGATATAGATATTGGAGAAACATTAGCAGATGTAAATGAACCAATAGCTCTTCCACTGATAGATATTGATGAACCAACACTAGCTATGACGTTTATGGTAAATGATTCTCCATTTGCAGGAAAAGAGGGAAAATTTGTAACATCTAGACATATCTGGGAAAGACTTCAAAAAGAGTTACAAACAAACGTAAGTATGAAGGTAGAAGCAACAGATACTCCAGATGCCTTTGTTGTAAAAGGAAGAGGAGAACTTCAACTTTCTATATTACTTGAAAATATGAGAAGAGAAGGATTTGAAATTCAAGTTTCAAAACCAAGAGTTCTTATGAAAGAGGAAGATGGAAAGAAATTTGAACCAATTGAAATGGCTTTAATAGATGTTGACGATAGTTATACAGGTGTAGTTATTGAAAAAATGGGTATTAGAAAGGGAGAAATGGTATCTATGATACCAGGTACTGATGGATATACTCGCTTAGAGTTTAAGGTTCCAGCAAGAGGACTTATAGGATTTAGAAATGAATTCTTAACAGATACTAAAGGAACGGGAATATTAAACCACTCATTCTATGATTATGAACCTCATAAAGGTGAAATTCCAACAAGAAGTAGAGGGGTTTTAATTGCAACAGAGCCAGGAGTAACTGTAGCTTATGCACTAAATAATATCCAAGATAGAGGAACATTGTTTTTAGATCCAGGAATACCTGTGTATGAAGGAATGATAGTTGGAGAACACAGTAGAGAAAATGACCTAGTAGTAAATGTGTGTAAGACTAAAAAACTTACAAATATGAGAGCTGCAGGAAGTGATGATGCTGTAAAATTAGCTCCACCTAGAAGATTTACTCTAGAGCAAGCACTCGATTATATAGCAGATGATGAGCTTGTTGAAGTAACTCCTGAGAATATCAGATTAAGAAAGAAATATCTGAAAGAGGGAGAGAGAAGAAAATATGAAAAGAAAAATGAGGAATAG
- a CDS encoding glucose-1-phosphate adenylyltransferase has protein sequence MKKKYIIAMLLAGGQGSRLKKLTEKIAKPAVSFGGKYRIIDFTLSNCLNSGIDTVGVLTQYEPHVLNEHIGNGSPWDLDRMNGGVTVLQPHTKKNDEGGWYKGTANAIYQNISFVDKYNPEHVLILSGDHIYKMDYDKMLKFHVEKNADATIGVFNVPLKDAPSFGIMNTNEDFSIYEFEEKPKEPKSTLASMGIYIFKWSVLKKYLIEDEKDPNSSNDFGKNIIPNLLKDNMKLFAYPFEGYWKDVGTIESFWEAHMDLLKVDNELNLFDKNWKINTRQGVYPPLYISDDGKVINSLIEKGCEIEGEVKNSVIFPGVKIGKNSKIFNSVIMPDAIIEENVIINKSILAENVLVEKNTVIGDNEEIVVIGKGEIVRSTAIKNTEK, from the coding sequence ATGAAGAAAAAATATATAATAGCTATGTTACTAGCTGGAGGGCAAGGGAGTCGTCTAAAAAAACTTACAGAAAAAATAGCGAAACCAGCTGTATCTTTTGGAGGAAAATATAGAATAATTGATTTTACATTGAGCAATTGTTTAAATTCTGGAATAGATACAGTAGGAGTACTTACTCAATATGAACCACATGTATTAAATGAACATATTGGAAATGGTTCACCTTGGGATTTGGATAGAATGAATGGTGGGGTTACAGTATTGCAACCTCATACTAAAAAAAATGATGAAGGTGGATGGTACAAAGGGACTGCAAATGCTATCTATCAAAATATATCATTTGTCGATAAATATAATCCTGAGCATGTGTTAATACTATCTGGAGACCATATCTATAAAATGGACTATGACAAGATGTTAAAATTCCATGTAGAAAAAAATGCAGATGCTACTATAGGAGTGTTTAACGTTCCTTTAAAAGATGCACCAAGTTTTGGGATAATGAATACTAACGAGGATTTTTCAATCTATGAATTTGAAGAAAAACCAAAAGAACCAAAAAGTACTTTAGCTTCTATGGGGATATATATCTTTAAATGGAGTGTGTTAAAAAAATATCTAATAGAAGATGAAAAAGACCCTAATTCAAGTAATGACTTTGGTAAAAATATTATTCCAAATCTATTAAAAGATAATATGAAGTTATTTGCTTATCCATTTGAAGGATATTGGAAAGATGTTGGAACAATTGAAAGTTTCTGGGAAGCTCATATGGATTTGTTAAAGGTAGATAATGAGTTAAATTTATTTGATAAAAATTGGAAAATAAATACACGTCAAGGAGTATATCCTCCTCTTTATATAAGTGATGATGGAAAGGTTATTAATTCTTTAATTGAAAAAGGATGTGAAATAGAGGGAGAAGTTAAAAATTCAGTTATTTTTCCAGGTGTAAAAATAGGAAAAAATAGTAAAATTTTTAATTCTGTAATAATGCCTGATGCAATAATAGAAGAGAATGTGATAATTAATAAATCTATTTTAGCTGAAAATGTATTAGTAGAAAAAAATACAGTAATAGGTGATAATGAAGAAATTGTAGTAATAGGAAAAGGTGAAATAGTAAGGAGTACAGCTATAAAAAATACTGAAAAATAA